From Chloroflexota bacterium, a single genomic window includes:
- a CDS encoding peptidylprolyl isomerase translates to MQSGQYATWEDFLAEMGWTPETMDEQLTTYLLFQMLMKAHGGPEEVEQVHAAHILVESEETGKKVLEKLKAGADFAALAAEYSIDTGSKDQGGDLGWFPRGIMVSEFEDAAFALNPGETSDLVSTSYGYHIIRVLGKEVRPLDPEILAQIQEYNFQEWFEAEFQKAEIETLVHFAGTAE, encoded by the coding sequence ATGCAAAGCGGGCAATACGCGACTTGGGAGGACTTTTTAGCTGAGATGGGATGGACTCCAGAGACCATGGACGAACAGCTCACGACCTACCTGCTCTTTCAGATGCTCATGAAAGCCCATGGGGGGCCAGAGGAAGTGGAACAGGTGCATGCCGCACACATCCTGGTAGAGAGCGAGGAAACAGGCAAAAAGGTCCTGGAGAAGCTAAAAGCAGGCGCAGACTTTGCGGCCTTGGCAGCGGAGTACTCCATTGATACCGGCAGCAAAGACCAAGGCGGCGATCTGGGCTGGTTCCCCCGCGGTATAATGGTGTCCGAGTTCGAGGATGCTGCTTTCGCCCTGAACCCAGGGGAAACCAGCGACCTGGTGTCCACCTCTTACGGCTATCATATCATCCGGGTGTTAGGCAAAGAAGTGCGTCCGTTGGATCCAGAAATACTGGCGCAAATCCAAGAATACAACTTCCAGGAATGGTTCGAAGCGGAGTTCCAAAAAGCAGAAATAGAGACCCTGGTGCATTTTGCCGGAACAGCGGAATAG